The Mixophyes fleayi isolate aMixFle1 chromosome 1, aMixFle1.hap1, whole genome shotgun sequence genome includes a region encoding these proteins:
- the LOC142094352 gene encoding serine/threonine-protein kinase SBK1-like has translation MQDTMASSLRDVELTLEGLVSFASQFLQEIELEESYHVMKELGGGGYASVFMVKDIKTDQRMAVKMMDRKRTTERNFLMEFSMSFLLSSHPNIIGSYGIAFKTSDHFAFAQELSPVGDLLSLILPNTGLPGDTVKRCAVQISNALEFIENKGLVHMDIKPENILVFDQHCHCIKISDFGLSHFKGTAIQTKSGTGSYMAPEMCQLTDKDRLVVDSTLNVWAFGVVLYCLLTGEFPWQLAMPRDKEYSRFVEWQNHSQLDIAPSPWNRLPVGVLRMFSHLLAIDSSQRSKSTEILMFMGESWKAERAQNDTTDNFPVQSELSCFSKNLSYIPTDTSNSSESIQSVISAMSRHLNTDSFGLECEETPDDWQNNAPNPLILLDDEISLHVGAEVEIG, from the exons ATGCAG GATACAATGGCCTCCAGTCTACGTGATGTGGAGCTTACCCTGGAAGGACTGGTCTCCTTTGCTTCCCAGTTCCTGCAGGAAATAGAACTTGAGGAAAGCTACCACGTCATGAAGGAGCTTGGAGGAGGTGGCTATGCTTCAGTGTTCATGGTAAAGGACATAAAAACAG ATCAGAGAATGGCAGTAAAGATGATGGACAGGAAAAGAACAACTGAGAGAAATTTCCTCATGGAATTCAGTATGTCCTTCCTCCTCTCATCCCATCCCAATATCATTGGGAGTTATGGCATTGCGTTCAAGACCAGTGACCACTTTGCCTTTGCCCAGGAGCTGTCACCAGTGGGTGATTTGTTATCTCTCATTCTACCCAAT ACTGGACTTCCAGGAGACACAGTGAAGAGATGTGCAGTGCAGATCTCCAATGCACTggaatttatagaaaataaaggactgGTGCATATGGACATTAAACCAGAGAACATTTTGGTGTTTGATCAGCACTGTCATTGCATTAAAATTTCTGACTTTGGTCTTTCACATTTCAAGGGAACAGCAATTCAAACCAAGTCTGGGACTGGCTCTTACATGGCCCCTGAGATGTGCCAGCTTACTGACAAGGATCGTTTGGTTGTAGACTCCACTCTTAATGTGTGGGCATTTGGTGTTGTTCTTTATTGCTTGCTCACAGGAGAGTTTCCCTGGCAGTTGGCAATGCCTAGAGACAAAGAGTACAGTAGATTTGTTGAATGGCAAAATCACAGCCAGCTTGACATCGCTCCCTCACCGTGGAACAGGCTGCCTGTTGGAGTGTTGAGGATGTTTAGTCATCTTTTAGCCATAGACAGTAGTCAGCGAAGCAAATCTACTGAAATCTTGATGTTCATGGGTGAGAGTTGGAAAGCAGAAAGAGCCCAGAATGATACTACAGACAATTTTCCTGTACAATCAGAGCTCTCATGTTTCAGCAAGAATCTGTCTTACATCCCAACAGACACTTCAAACAGCAGTGAGTCCATTCAGTCTGTTATTAGCGCCATGTCACGTCATTTGAACACTGATAGTTTTGGCTTGGAGTGTGAGGAGACACCAGATGACTGGCAGAATAATGCACCAAATCCACTCATACTTCTGGATGATGAGATATCTCTACATGTCGGGGCAGAGGTGGAAATTGGGTGA